DNA sequence from the Chroococcidiopsis sp. TS-821 genome:
TGTGAGTGGTTGGGTCGGATATGCAAACCAGCGCTATATTGGTCGAGGCGATGCAACCGTTTGGAACTGGGGAGTAGGTCTTGCTTTTCCTAATCTGGGTAGAGAGGGAAACTTGGGCGGTATTTTCGTAGGTATGGAACCCAAAGTTACAGAAATTTCTAGCACTCTCAATAATGGACAACCTGATCCTGATACCTCACTCCATCTCGAAGCATTCTATCGATATCAACTCACGGACAACATCCAAATTACTCCAGGTGTGATCTGGTTAACAGCACCAAACCACAATGCGAATAATGATGATGTTGTTATAGGCGTTTTGAGGACTGTATTCCGCTACTAAGCCGCCTATGGAATTTGCTTTAGCCACAATTCACAACCGGTCAAGCTTGCAGCTTTATAAGCTATGCCATAATGATACCATATTGGTACAGTGGAGCGCAGCTATGAAGGAAAAAAAGCACAGTCTAACCCTTAGACTTGATGATGTGGAGAAAGAAAAGCTAGAAAAGCTGGCAGAAGCTTCAGGATTAAGTTTAGCGGCAACAATGCGGCAACTTATTAGAAACGCTAAAGTTAAAAATAATATTTAGTGTAATTCTATAAACGTGCTGCAACTGATTCAGATATTAAGCAGGAGTTCCACAAAGCAGCGGAACTCCTCTTTTGTTTTTAGAACTAAACAATATTGTGACTTAAAACAACTAAAAATTGCGATCGCGATCGCTTAATATCATATTACTCATCTTGCAGTGCAAAACTTCATAAAACCTTCATCTTAATTAAGTGATTTTACTTTAGCTTTACTAAAACTTTATATTTTTTATAGTTTTATCCCTTATTCTGTCGGTAAGAAGAAAATTACATTTTCTTCCCAAAAAATTATCAAATGACAAACAGTTCAATTGTGTTATTCCTGTTAGGAAAACAACTTAATTGTTCTGTTCAGTGCCTACACTTCAACTTAATTTAAGAAAGG
Encoded proteins:
- a CDS encoding ribbon-helix-helix protein, CopG family, whose translation is MKEKKHSLTLRLDDVEKEKLEKLAEASGLSLAATMRQLIRNAKVKNNI